From the genome of Gavia stellata isolate bGavSte3 chromosome 3, bGavSte3.hap2, whole genome shotgun sequence, one region includes:
- the RNF138 gene encoding E3 ubiquitin-protein ligase RNF138: MAEGAAAAAACFSEDDFYCPVCQEVFKTPVRTANCQHVFCRKCFLTAIRESGTHCPLCRGSVTKKERTYPKRALDVENSMKKASGGCRCCEKQVRFSWMRQHYKTCKKYQDEYGVSSIIPNLQIAQDSTGNSSRSDAISDNGEMANNQILQGETSGHPTFKCPLCQEANFTRQRLLDHCNNRHLYQIVPVICPICVSLPWADTNQVTRNLVSHLNLRHRFDYGEFVNLQLDEEAQYQNAVQESCHVNF, encoded by the exons ATGGCCGAGGgagccgccgcggcggcggcgtgcTTCAGCGAGGATGATTTTTACTGTCCCGTCTGCCAGGAGGTGTTCAAAACGCCCGTGAGGACTGCGAACTGCCAGCACGT GTTTTGCAGGAAGTGCTTCTTGACAGCCATCAGAGAAAGTGGAACACATTGTCCTCTCTGCCGGGGGAGCGTgactaaaaaagaaagaacatatCCCAAAAGGGCTCTAGATGTTGAAAACAGTATGAAGAAAGCTTCTGGGGGCTGTAGATGCTGTGAGAAGCAG GTTAGATTTTCGTGGATGAGACAGCATTATAAAACGTGTAAGAAGTATCAGGATGAATATGGTGTTTCTTCTATTATTCCAAACTTACAGATTGCCCAGGATTCAACAGGGAACAG tAGCAGGAGTGATGCAATATCAGATAATGGCGAGATGGCTAATAATCAAATACTTCAAGGAGAAACAAG TGGACATCCAACCTTCAAATGTCCCCTGTGTCAGGAAGCCAATTTTACCAGACAACGTTTGCTGGATCACTGTAATAATAGACATCTTTATCAGATAGTTCCTGTA ATCTGTCCTATTTGTGTATCTCTTCCTTGGGCAGATACTAACCAGGTTACTAGAAATCTTGTTAGCCATCTAAATCTAAGACATCGGTTTGACTACGGAGAATTTGTG